The Juglans microcarpa x Juglans regia isolate MS1-56 chromosome 2S, Jm3101_v1.0, whole genome shotgun sequence genome has a window encoding:
- the LOC121253528 gene encoding PLASMODESMATA CALLOSE-BINDING PROTEIN 1-like, producing MTSSDGKTWCIASNKSSEMELQNALDWACGPGNVDCTAIQPSQPCFEPDSLVPHASYAFNSFYQQNGATSAACDFGGRALKLIKTQGSLPPMQLAAMVAQTNIIPEDEPWYADSGSNNHITTSLNNISLQQPYAGNDNVIVGNGSDLTIAHTTSSLIQTPSSQLHLNNVLHCPSAFAIYSLFRDFVPIMTVILS from the exons ATGACTAGTTCAGATGGAAAAACATGGTGCATAGCTTCAAATAAGTCTTCTGAAATGGAGTTGCAGAATGCCTTGGACTGGGCTTGTGGTCCTGGGAATGTGGACTGCACTGCTATTCAGCCTAGCCAGCCTTGTTTTGAGCCAGATAGTCTAGTCCCACATGCATCTTATGCTTTCAATAGTTTCTACCAGCAAAATGGAGCTACTTCTGCTGCTTGCGATTTTGGGGGACGGGCATTGAAGTTGATAAAGACCCAA GGTAGTCTTCCACCCATGCAATTAGCAGCCATGGTTGCTCAAACCAATATCATTCCTGAGGATGAACCATGGTATGCTGACAGTGGATCAAATAATCACATCACAACTTCTCTAAACAACATCTCACTGCAACAACCTTATGCAGGCAATGATAATGTTATTGTTGGTAATGGGTCAGATTTAACCATTGCTCATACTACCTCCTCTCTTATTCAAACTCCTTCCTCCCAATTGCATCTTAATAATGTTCTTCACTGTCCTTCTGCCTTTGCAATTTACTCTCTGTTCAGAGATTTTGTTCCGATAATGACtgtcattttatcttaa